One Candidatus Acidiferrales bacterium genomic region harbors:
- a CDS encoding DNA polymerase domain-containing protein, whose protein sequence is MQLEGWIFDLYPCSQGMTLWLLTPNQTAHKLIDASFRPAFYVHAQEPTLLQLAHLLTSQFRVECNRVERVDIWQGKSIRVLEVSVCDPLCFRAAAGVVQRANKEARLYDSDLMLATLYCWEKNVFPLARVAVETNHEGRILSLTCGDDPWTFDYELPPLRIMQMRLAGLSRVNPSHGRRGELEIEADGETHVLDDADIPTAENLARLVKQYDPDVLLTDWGDSTILPLLLRQAEQYRIPLELNRDRDATIGRSRSRSFMSCGRILFKESATTLFGRLHVDSSNSFMASKCELAGLWEFARITKLPVQYATRTTAGTGISYMQMELAWHDGVLIPAQKAEPEDLKSPDELLVADRGGLVFTPKLGFFENVAELDFVSEYPSIMARFNISPETVNCPCCPDASRVPELGYRICQKRSGITSRVVARLIERRVELKRLMRQAPADSIQRYRLQRESLKWLLVCCFGYTGYKNARFGKIEAHEAINAVARETLLLAKEIAESRGFELIHALVDSLYVRKERASRADYERLACEIEGRTGLPLAIEAIYRYVVFLPSRQYADVPVSNRFFAVSESGELKIRGLECRRHDTPPLIARMQQEILAILAEAHDYDSYRQKLDICRIIFSCYQERLTSGDVAIEELVVSKRMTREPRDYSKANLTAIAAQQLYGNGVKLRPGQNIEYVITNVRAAVPNDRVRAYALWEGWRGYDREKYRDMLCEAFQSFDESLRKHPLLAHSNQFS, encoded by the coding sequence ATGCAACTCGAAGGCTGGATATTCGATCTCTACCCGTGCTCACAGGGAATGACGTTGTGGCTTCTGACTCCGAATCAGACCGCGCACAAACTGATTGACGCCTCGTTTCGGCCCGCATTCTACGTTCACGCGCAAGAGCCAACTCTGCTACAACTCGCTCATCTGCTGACATCTCAGTTTCGCGTCGAATGCAATCGAGTGGAGCGCGTGGACATCTGGCAGGGGAAATCGATCCGCGTGCTCGAAGTATCTGTCTGTGATCCTCTATGCTTCCGTGCTGCTGCGGGAGTAGTTCAGCGCGCAAATAAGGAGGCTCGTCTTTACGATTCAGACTTGATGTTAGCAACGCTCTACTGTTGGGAGAAAAACGTTTTTCCATTGGCGCGTGTGGCGGTGGAAACGAACCACGAAGGCAGAATTCTTTCGCTCACTTGCGGCGACGATCCGTGGACGTTCGATTATGAACTTCCACCGCTGCGTATCATGCAAATGCGCCTTGCCGGACTCTCACGCGTCAATCCGTCGCATGGCCGCCGTGGAGAACTCGAAATCGAAGCAGATGGCGAGACACACGTGCTTGATGATGCCGACATACCGACTGCGGAAAATCTAGCGCGTCTTGTGAAGCAGTACGATCCTGACGTGCTACTGACAGATTGGGGCGATTCAACCATCCTACCCTTGTTGCTCCGTCAGGCCGAACAGTATCGAATCCCGCTCGAATTGAACCGCGATCGCGATGCAACAATCGGTCGCAGCCGCTCCCGCAGTTTTATGAGTTGCGGGCGAATCCTGTTCAAAGAATCGGCCACTACGCTTTTTGGCCGTTTGCACGTGGACTCCTCAAATTCATTCATGGCAAGCAAATGTGAACTCGCCGGACTGTGGGAATTTGCGCGAATCACGAAGTTGCCCGTTCAATACGCCACGAGAACGACCGCTGGGACAGGCATTTCTTATATGCAAATGGAACTGGCGTGGCACGATGGCGTGCTAATCCCCGCGCAGAAAGCTGAACCAGAGGATTTGAAATCGCCCGATGAATTGCTCGTTGCCGACCGTGGCGGACTCGTATTCACGCCGAAACTGGGATTTTTCGAAAACGTCGCGGAACTGGATTTTGTGAGTGAATATCCGTCCATCATGGCGCGATTTAACATTTCGCCAGAAACAGTGAATTGCCCATGCTGTCCAGATGCCTCTCGCGTGCCCGAACTCGGCTATCGCATCTGCCAAAAGCGGTCAGGCATTACCAGCCGCGTCGTTGCCCGGCTCATTGAGCGGCGCGTGGAATTGAAAAGGCTGATGCGCCAAGCGCCCGCCGATTCCATTCAGCGATACAGGTTGCAGCGTGAGTCTTTGAAATGGCTGTTGGTTTGTTGCTTCGGCTATACGGGCTACAAAAATGCACGCTTCGGAAAAATCGAAGCGCACGAAGCCATCAATGCTGTGGCGCGAGAGACACTGCTTCTTGCGAAAGAAATCGCTGAAAGTCGCGGTTTCGAGTTGATTCATGCTCTAGTGGACTCGCTCTATGTCAGGAAAGAACGCGCCAGCCGTGCGGATTACGAACGACTTGCCTGTGAGATCGAGGGCCGCACGGGACTTCCATTAGCAATAGAAGCAATCTATCGCTATGTAGTGTTTCTCCCGTCTCGGCAATATGCAGATGTTCCCGTTTCGAATCGTTTCTTCGCTGTCAGTGAGAGTGGCGAACTGAAAATTAGGGGTCTCGAATGCCGCCGCCATGACACGCCGCCGCTGATTGCACGAATGCAGCAGGAAATTTTGGCAATTTTGGCCGAGGCCCACGACTACGACAGTTATCGCCAAAAGCTCGATATTTGCCGCATCATTTTCAGTTGCTATCAGGAAAGACTTACGAGCGGCGATGTCGCTATCGAAGAATTAGTTGTGAGCAAGAGGATGACACGCGAGCCGCGAGACTACAGCAAAGCGAACCTCACAGCAATTGCCGCGCAGCAGTTGTATGGGAATGGCGTAAAGCTCCGGCCCGGTCAGAATATCGAGTACGTCATAACAAATGTTCGTGCCGCTGTACCTAACGACCGCGTGCGTGCTTATGCGTTGTGGGAAGGATGGCGTGGCTACGACCGAGAAAAATATCGTGACATGCTCTGCGAAGCGTTTCAATCCTTCGACGAATCGTTGCGCAAACATCCATTATTGGCGCACTCGAATCAGTTTTCCTGA
- a CDS encoding nucleoside-diphosphate sugar epimerase/dehydratase, which yields MQLSKSLSRILLQRSLWFIALFQAFLVSFSLVLAWTLRFDFAIPNRGLLLVAVPILIAMRLAALSSFGLMHGWWRYTGISDIVDVVKAVIAGSCGFYCAIYIVLRATNFPRSIYVLEPVITLGLLAGMRFMSRALADSVQQNIVSPKQIAVVGAGFAAQMLIREVKHDWENYRVVACVDDDPTKQNLKVQGVPVMGTIGALPRIVEKHPVDEILIAIPSASSAQMQRIVAICENTKIRFRTMPPLKDLMVERPSFHQLRDVNLRDLLERNPVDIDLASVRQQIQGQTVLVTGAAGSIGSELCRQILEYSPGELVCLDQSETGIFYLQMDLAKCRGSARIIYCVADVRDIGRIRCICDERRPNIIFHAAAYKHVPVMESNVREAIKNNIFGLLNVLDSADASGCDVFVFVSSDKAVEPTTVMGATKRVGELVLMCRSSRHMRCISVRFGNVLGSKGSVVRIFQEQIRNNEELTLTHPEATRFFMTTREAVSLVLHASGFGRHGDILVLDMSRPIRILDLARNLIRFSGGSAAGAKIRFIGLRPGEKLNEQLFSVSEVISETPNPMIHAVHSHSFDWRRLEIQLNALQASLVTDSDLALRAHLKGIVPEYTFQPALHPRKTVAREKMTPQFFRQSAGIR from the coding sequence ATGCAACTATCTAAGAGTCTGTCGCGAATTCTCCTGCAGCGAAGTCTTTGGTTCATCGCGTTATTCCAGGCCTTTCTTGTTTCTTTTTCGCTTGTTCTTGCGTGGACGCTGCGCTTTGATTTTGCGATTCCCAATCGCGGTCTGTTACTCGTCGCCGTGCCAATCTTGATTGCGATGCGCCTTGCGGCTCTTTCCTCTTTTGGATTAATGCATGGTTGGTGGAGGTACACGGGCATCAGCGACATTGTTGATGTTGTAAAGGCTGTGATCGCGGGCTCTTGCGGTTTCTATTGTGCGATTTATATTGTCTTGCGAGCCACGAATTTTCCTCGTTCGATTTACGTTTTGGAACCCGTAATTACGCTCGGATTGCTTGCTGGAATGCGTTTCATGTCGCGCGCTCTGGCGGATTCGGTCCAGCAAAATATCGTTTCGCCAAAACAAATTGCCGTCGTCGGTGCCGGGTTTGCAGCGCAGATGCTCATCAGAGAAGTGAAGCACGACTGGGAGAATTACAGGGTCGTTGCGTGCGTTGACGACGATCCGACGAAGCAAAACCTCAAGGTACAAGGCGTGCCCGTTATGGGAACAATCGGCGCGTTGCCTCGTATTGTCGAAAAGCACCCCGTCGACGAAATCCTGATTGCTATTCCCTCGGCGTCTTCCGCGCAGATGCAAAGGATTGTTGCGATCTGTGAGAATACTAAAATTCGTTTCAGAACTATGCCTCCGCTAAAGGACTTGATGGTCGAGAGGCCGTCATTTCATCAGCTTCGAGATGTGAACCTACGTGATCTTTTAGAAAGGAATCCAGTTGACATCGATCTCGCTTCGGTTCGCCAACAAATTCAAGGCCAGACAGTTCTGGTGACAGGTGCGGCCGGATCCATTGGCTCTGAATTGTGCCGCCAAATCCTGGAATATTCACCAGGCGAGCTCGTTTGTTTGGATCAATCCGAAACAGGGATCTTCTATCTTCAGATGGACCTCGCCAAGTGCCGTGGCTCGGCGCGAATCATTTATTGCGTGGCGGACGTGAGGGATATTGGACGGATACGCTGCATTTGTGATGAGCGCCGCCCCAATATTATTTTTCACGCGGCTGCCTATAAGCACGTTCCCGTCATGGAATCTAACGTCCGTGAGGCGATTAAGAATAATATCTTCGGGCTTCTAAACGTTCTCGATTCGGCCGACGCTTCCGGCTGCGATGTTTTTGTGTTCGTGTCTTCTGACAAAGCGGTAGAGCCGACGACAGTTATGGGGGCGACAAAGCGGGTCGGCGAGTTGGTCTTGATGTGCCGATCGAGTCGCCACATGCGGTGCATATCTGTTCGATTCGGGAATGTCCTGGGGTCGAAAGGCAGTGTGGTGCGGATTTTTCAGGAACAAATCCGCAACAACGAGGAGCTTACACTGACACATCCCGAGGCCACGCGATTCTTCATGACGACTCGCGAAGCTGTCTCGCTTGTTCTTCACGCAAGCGGCTTTGGCAGGCACGGTGATATTTTAGTTCTCGATATGAGTCGGCCTATACGTATCCTTGATCTGGCTCGGAATTTGATTCGTTTCTCGGGCGGTTCGGCGGCCGGCGCGAAGATTCGCTTCATCGGATTGCGGCCCGGAGAAAAATTGAATGAACAGTTATTCTCTGTTTCTGAGGTCATCTCTGAAACGCCCAATCCCATGATTCACGCTGTGCACAGTCATTCCTTCGATTGGCGTCGCCTCGAAATACAACTCAATGCGTTGCAGGCTTCGCTCGTAACAGATTCGGATCTCGCCTTGCGTGCACACCTGAAAGGAATTGTCCCTGAATATACATTTCAACCCGCGCTCCATCCGCGAAAAACCGTTGCCCGGGAAAAGATGACACCTCAATTCTTCCGTCAGTCCGCAGGCATACGTTAG
- a CDS encoding DegT/DnrJ/EryC1/StrS family aminotransferase, which translates to MSYIVPFVDPETQYRNLKPEIDAAIVNCLTQGDLIDRQQLRDFEEHFAAFVGVKYAVGLNSGYHALQFSLQAAGIGSGDEVITVAHTFVATISAIVNVGAEPVLMDVGEDYNLDVDALESAITPRTKAIIPVFLNGRICRMDRITEITEKYNLVVIEDSAQALGAQFRGRKAGSIGLTGCFSFYPFKILGGYGDGGAITTNNPDVAQMIRRLRYNGEDRQTGEYHCHGQTALLDNLQASVLAVKLKHLPEWIAHRRKIAGRYRAGLQDVEGLHLPHFDESCQTDVFQNYVIRTSDRDRLRNHLKSHGVETLVHWPKPVWEHGALKLKVGKLPRTERICREALSLPMSAETTFEQTDIVVDCIRQFYCRERTHAAGVA; encoded by the coding sequence ATGTCTTACATCGTTCCCTTCGTTGACCCCGAGACGCAGTACCGGAATTTAAAGCCGGAAATCGACGCCGCGATCGTCAATTGCCTGACTCAAGGCGATTTGATTGACCGCCAGCAACTTCGCGATTTTGAGGAGCATTTTGCGGCCTTCGTCGGCGTCAAATACGCCGTGGGATTGAATAGCGGCTACCACGCGCTGCAATTTTCGTTGCAAGCAGCTGGCATTGGCTCCGGCGATGAGGTCATAACGGTCGCGCACACATTTGTCGCGACAATTTCTGCGATTGTCAATGTGGGCGCCGAACCCGTTTTGATGGACGTAGGCGAAGACTACAATCTGGATGTTGACGCACTGGAATCCGCCATAACCCCAAGGACAAAAGCGATCATCCCCGTCTTTTTGAATGGTCGTATATGTCGAATGGACCGGATAACGGAGATCACAGAAAAATACAATCTGGTTGTCATTGAAGACTCGGCACAGGCCCTAGGAGCGCAGTTCCGCGGGCGGAAAGCCGGTTCGATTGGCCTCACTGGATGCTTCAGCTTTTATCCGTTTAAGATCCTTGGAGGGTACGGTGACGGAGGCGCCATCACGACCAACAATCCCGATGTCGCGCAAATGATTCGGCGACTCCGCTACAATGGTGAAGACCGTCAAACCGGTGAATACCATTGTCACGGCCAGACCGCTCTTCTCGACAATCTTCAGGCCAGCGTATTAGCCGTGAAATTGAAACATTTGCCAGAATGGATCGCGCACAGGCGCAAAATCGCGGGGCGATATCGCGCCGGACTGCAAGATGTTGAAGGGTTGCATTTGCCGCATTTTGATGAATCGTGTCAAACGGATGTCTTCCAGAATTATGTGATTCGCACTTCCGATCGCGATCGGCTACGAAACCACTTGAAAAGTCACGGCGTGGAAACCCTGGTGCACTGGCCAAAGCCCGTGTGGGAGCATGGAGCGCTCAAACTGAAGGTCGGAAAACTTCCGCGCACTGAGCGAATATGCCGCGAAGCACTCTCCCTTCCGATGAGCGCGGAAACCACATTTGAACAGACTGATATCGTGGTTGATTGCATTCGGCAGTTCTATTGCCGCGAGCGCACACACGCCGCTGGGGTCGCCTAA
- a CDS encoding transketolase C-terminal domain-containing protein, with the protein MAFIRTLLELARWDKRIHLVVGDLGFGVVDPFAKEFPQRFINVGVAEQNMTSIAAGMALCGKMVFTYSIGNFPTLRCLEQIRNDICHHHANVKIVSTGGGFAYGALGASHHATEDIAVMRALPQMVVVAPGDPVEAQCATRALIARDGPAYLRLGRSGEPNVHETPVDFRIGKAIKVAEGSDLTLVTTGAMLHIAVDVAASLTVNGIRSRVLSMHTIKPLDTEAIVAAAKETSAIFTLEEHSIIGGLGSAVAEVLAENCERHVLFKRLGIGPMFSPMAGSQEFLRESCSLSVKGVVQTLSTSLGMSLSC; encoded by the coding sequence TTGGCATTCATTCGGACGCTTTTAGAATTGGCAAGATGGGACAAGCGGATCCACTTGGTCGTCGGAGATTTGGGTTTCGGCGTGGTCGATCCCTTTGCGAAAGAATTCCCCCAGCGTTTCATAAATGTCGGCGTGGCCGAGCAGAACATGACATCAATTGCTGCGGGAATGGCTCTTTGCGGCAAGATGGTCTTCACATATTCGATCGGAAATTTTCCGACTCTCCGCTGTTTGGAACAGATCCGCAACGATATCTGCCATCACCATGCCAATGTAAAAATCGTGAGCACGGGAGGGGGATTTGCGTACGGTGCTTTAGGTGCCAGTCACCATGCGACAGAGGACATTGCGGTAATGCGCGCGTTGCCTCAGATGGTGGTTGTTGCTCCAGGCGATCCAGTCGAAGCCCAATGCGCGACGCGTGCGCTCATTGCTCGCGATGGGCCCGCATATTTGCGGCTTGGCCGGTCCGGAGAACCAAACGTACATGAGACCCCAGTGGACTTTCGCATCGGTAAAGCCATCAAAGTGGCGGAGGGAAGCGACCTTACGCTGGTCACGACCGGGGCCATGCTCCACATAGCAGTCGATGTGGCTGCCTCTCTCACAGTAAACGGCATTCGTTCGAGAGTCTTGAGCATGCACACGATCAAACCGCTGGACACGGAGGCGATAGTCGCGGCTGCAAAAGAGACATCAGCGATTTTCACGCTCGAAGAGCACAGCATCATCGGGGGCTTAGGAAGCGCGGTGGCCGAAGTTCTTGCGGAAAATTGCGAACGTCACGTGCTGTTCAAGCGTCTTGGAATTGGGCCGATGTTTAGTCCGATGGCCGGCAGTCAAGAATTTCTTAGGGAATCTTGCTCTTTGTCAGTGAAAGGCGTCGTGCAAACTCTTTCTACCTCATTGGGAATGAGCCTCAGCTGCTGA
- a CDS encoding transketolase, with product MNFSRHGDLSDLARVIRIRALQMIHSAKSSHIGSSFSVAELLAVLYGRILRINPDDLDCQDRDRFIFSKGHACAALYAVLAEIGFFHVSELETFYRNGSRLAGHASHFVPGVEVSTGSLGHGLPLACGMALVGREKTRPFRAFALLSDGECDEGSTWEAILFAGHHKLDNLTAIIDYNKIQSLGSVNETLALEPFAQKWRACHWTIREIDGHNVEEIECALREVPFQRGYPSCLIAHTTKGKGVSFMENQLLWHYRAPNESEFAKALRELTARR from the coding sequence GTGAACTTCTCACGTCACGGCGATCTTTCTGATCTCGCCCGTGTTATCCGGATTCGCGCGCTGCAAATGATTCATTCGGCGAAGAGTTCGCATATTGGTTCTTCATTTTCCGTAGCGGAACTTCTGGCGGTCCTCTATGGGAGGATTCTTCGCATCAATCCCGACGACCTCGACTGCCAGGATCGAGACCGCTTCATTTTTAGTAAGGGACACGCATGTGCAGCGCTGTACGCCGTTCTAGCGGAAATAGGATTTTTTCACGTAAGCGAGTTGGAAACATTCTATCGTAATGGGTCGCGCCTCGCGGGGCACGCCAGCCACTTTGTTCCCGGTGTGGAAGTCTCGACCGGTTCTCTCGGGCACGGGCTCCCGCTGGCTTGCGGCATGGCTTTGGTGGGCCGAGAGAAAACAAGGCCGTTCCGCGCCTTCGCGCTTTTGAGCGATGGAGAATGCGACGAAGGTTCGACTTGGGAAGCAATTCTTTTTGCAGGGCATCATAAGCTCGATAATTTAACAGCCATCATCGACTACAACAAAATTCAGAGTCTCGGTAGCGTAAATGAGACGTTGGCTTTAGAGCCATTTGCTCAAAAATGGAGGGCGTGCCATTGGACCATCCGAGAAATTGATGGTCATAATGTTGAAGAAATCGAGTGCGCGCTGCGGGAGGTCCCATTCCAGCGCGGCTATCCGAGTTGTTTGATTGCCCACACAACAAAGGGCAAGGGCGTAAGTTTCATGGAAAATCAACTTCTGTGGCACTATCGCGCTCCGAATGAGAGTGAATTCGCGAAAGCGCTCCGCGAATTGACTGCTCGGCGATGA
- a CDS encoding sugar transferase: MPPIVACALPRVAVIIPCRNEVNFIRGCVESVVANDYPKDHLEVLIIDGMSDDGTWPIVCDLARQFTIVKAMRNEKKSAAAALNLGIRKTTAEIICRVDAHARIAPDYLRLCITAMKESGGDNVGGAMETLPSRHTPMARAIAAVMSHPFGVGNSKFRTRATRPLFTDTVFGGCYRREIFDRVGLFNEKLLRTQDLEFNQRLRRAGGTVFLEPAIKSYYYACSDIRSFCRHNFRDGMWSVLPFIYCDGAPVRWRHLTAAAYLAFVVCSAICGIWLPWAKTALVAILYLYLATNVLSSIHAAQQSRDHRTALVMPLVFAARHLAYGFGSFWGLATVISRGLSFRKASQMKVSRLGGGQFRRSGTVMTKRVFDIAISLALLCILLPVLAFVALAIKYASPGTILYKGQRVGRGGVPFCILKFRTMIPNAEALGGASTPNDDPRVTNIGRVLRRYKLDELPQLFNVLKGEMSLVGPRPEVISEVELYTPAERKLLMLRPGMTDWASIRFRNEGQILAGSAEPHRTYCEKIRPAKMRLGLQYAENHSLLTDLRILFATAKALLHIRGNDGPFEFKAN; encoded by the coding sequence TTGCCTCCGATCGTTGCGTGCGCATTGCCGCGCGTCGCGGTAATCATTCCCTGCCGAAACGAAGTGAACTTTATTAGGGGATGCGTCGAATCCGTGGTCGCCAACGATTACCCAAAGGACCATTTGGAGGTCCTGATTATAGATGGCATGAGCGACGACGGTACCTGGCCGATTGTTTGTGACCTTGCTCGACAGTTCACCATTGTAAAGGCAATGCGTAACGAAAAGAAAAGCGCGGCTGCAGCATTGAACCTTGGCATTAGGAAAACCACTGCAGAAATCATCTGCCGCGTCGATGCACACGCGCGGATTGCGCCGGATTATTTGCGGCTATGCATTACCGCGATGAAAGAGTCCGGGGGCGACAACGTTGGCGGTGCGATGGAGACACTCCCTTCTCGTCACACTCCGATGGCAAGAGCAATTGCGGCCGTGATGAGTCATCCCTTCGGGGTAGGGAATTCAAAATTCCGGACTCGCGCGACGAGGCCGCTTTTCACGGACACTGTTTTTGGCGGTTGCTATCGGAGAGAAATATTTGATCGCGTCGGATTATTCAATGAAAAGCTCTTGCGAACGCAAGATTTGGAGTTCAATCAACGGCTGCGACGCGCCGGCGGAACGGTTTTTCTCGAGCCCGCAATCAAGTCATATTATTACGCATGTTCGGACATCAGGTCGTTTTGTCGGCATAATTTTCGAGACGGGATGTGGTCAGTCCTCCCGTTTATATACTGCGATGGAGCCCCTGTTCGCTGGCGCCATTTGACAGCGGCTGCGTATCTCGCGTTCGTCGTCTGTAGCGCCATATGTGGGATCTGGCTGCCTTGGGCCAAAACGGCTCTTGTGGCCATTCTCTATCTCTATCTTGCGACCAATGTTCTCTCGTCAATTCACGCAGCGCAACAGTCGCGCGATCATCGCACCGCTTTGGTCATGCCTCTCGTTTTTGCAGCTCGTCACCTCGCGTATGGTTTCGGATCTTTCTGGGGATTGGCGACGGTGATTTCCCGAGGTTTATCTTTCCGTAAGGCATCGCAAATGAAAGTCAGTCGCTTAGGGGGCGGACAATTTCGAAGATCAGGCACCGTCATGACAAAACGGGTTTTCGATATTGCAATTTCGCTGGCTTTGCTTTGTATTCTTCTCCCCGTGTTGGCGTTTGTCGCGCTTGCGATTAAATACGCGTCGCCTGGCACGATTCTCTACAAGGGGCAGCGAGTGGGGCGCGGCGGCGTGCCATTTTGTATTCTTAAGTTCCGCACGATGATCCCGAATGCGGAAGCACTCGGCGGTGCATCAACACCAAATGACGATCCACGAGTGACCAATATTGGACGAGTCCTCAGAAGATACAAGCTGGATGAATTACCTCAATTATTCAACGTTTTGAAAGGCGAGATGAGCCTAGTGGGTCCGCGCCCTGAAGTAATTTCTGAAGTTGAGCTCTACACTCCGGCGGAGCGCAAACTGCTCATGTTGCGTCCCGGCATGACAGATTGGGCCTCTATAAGGTTTCGCAATGAAGGCCAAATACTGGCGGGAAGTGCCGAACCTCACCGCACGTACTGCGAAAAAATTCGCCCCGCAAAAATGCGGCTCGGGCTGCAATACGCTGAAAATCACTCGCTTCTCACGGATTTAAGAATTCTCTTTGCTACAGCAAAGGCTCTTCTCCATATTCGCGGCAATGATGGGCCATTTGAATTCAAAGCAAATTGA
- the asnB gene encoding asparagine synthase (glutamine-hydrolyzing), which yields MHSQNSSRGYYSRCRQTPLFKFVHARISSCYGRRDRKRNSIVCGIFGIASDRGVDPAMLWSGTHLAGHRGPDDWGFVNLAPARLVGTRHRRWRYLEQSDRLGDYRVGLGCRRLSILDLSESGRQPMNLSGTDLWIVFNGEIYNYIELRAELGAGYRFKTNSDTETLLAAYDAWGPACLQKLNGMFAFAIWDGLRRRLFLARDRFGEKPLYYFHRNGQFVFASELKQIFNDPKFPRDVDETALADFMFLSVQDHDERTFFQYAKQLRPAHFLEFELDAGKLQRPQCYWRPEVADDLDTSCDERFQKRLPELLYDSVRLRLRSDVPAGVCLSGGLDSAVICAVAASQLTSSTSLSAYTMTFLGHPEDESSEAASAAEHFGIHNIELSLTGGTIWNQLNDFVYYQDGPAGGASIFASWQVFISARAHGTKVLLSGQGSDELFAGYNKFYFFWLETLLARGLLLRFGAAAASYFFRNGLSKWSYADGRKYLPPFLRRPAMSLWDFSDWDFRRSATKGMDLGKGESLNVRLWKDLSELSLPCLLHWEDRNSMAAGTEARMPFLDHRLVELVLATSAHTKLKSGYTKSSLRHTMSGSLPVDLCWRTKKNGFDTPAKHWFKNDLAQQTEQTLLEKHSPLAEFFDMARLYGHFKSFRSGNGSLGLTACDWFKIVTTGIWLKQVQTQTAISEPALAVR from the coding sequence GTGCATTCGCAGAATTCTTCCCGAGGATATTATTCCCGTTGCCGCCAAACACCTCTGTTCAAATTTGTCCATGCGCGAATATCTTCCTGCTATGGGCGAAGAGATAGGAAGCGTAATTCGATAGTGTGCGGGATATTCGGTATCGCTTCGGACCGCGGAGTTGATCCAGCGATGCTATGGTCGGGAACTCATCTGGCAGGTCATCGCGGCCCAGATGATTGGGGGTTCGTCAATCTCGCACCCGCTCGGTTAGTAGGGACAAGGCATCGAAGATGGCGCTACCTTGAGCAGAGTGACCGGCTCGGCGACTACCGCGTGGGCCTAGGATGCAGACGCCTGAGCATTCTCGATCTTTCCGAATCTGGTCGCCAGCCAATGAATCTGTCTGGTACGGATCTTTGGATCGTATTCAACGGAGAAATCTATAACTACATTGAGCTACGTGCCGAGTTGGGAGCAGGGTATCGCTTCAAGACGAATAGTGATACAGAGACGCTTCTGGCGGCATACGACGCGTGGGGACCAGCGTGCCTACAGAAGCTGAACGGCATGTTTGCTTTCGCCATTTGGGATGGATTGAGGCGACGACTTTTCTTAGCGCGTGACAGATTTGGCGAAAAACCCCTCTATTATTTTCATCGGAATGGCCAGTTTGTTTTTGCCTCCGAACTGAAGCAAATCTTCAACGATCCGAAATTTCCACGCGATGTCGACGAAACCGCCCTCGCGGATTTCATGTTTCTATCTGTTCAGGACCATGACGAGCGGACGTTCTTCCAGTATGCAAAACAACTTCGTCCCGCGCATTTTCTGGAATTTGAACTCGACGCCGGGAAATTACAACGACCGCAGTGTTATTGGCGGCCTGAAGTCGCGGATGATCTGGACACGAGCTGCGATGAGCGCTTTCAAAAGCGACTCCCTGAGTTGCTTTACGATTCCGTCCGGCTGCGGCTGAGGAGCGACGTTCCGGCTGGGGTGTGTCTCTCGGGTGGATTGGACTCGGCAGTAATATGCGCTGTTGCAGCATCTCAACTGACCTCGTCGACCTCACTTTCTGCTTACACGATGACGTTTCTGGGCCATCCTGAGGACGAATCCTCTGAAGCTGCATCTGCTGCCGAGCACTTTGGTATTCATAACATCGAACTGTCGCTCACGGGCGGCACGATTTGGAATCAGCTCAACGATTTCGTTTATTACCAGGATGGACCTGCAGGCGGCGCTTCAATATTTGCATCCTGGCAAGTTTTTATAAGTGCACGTGCCCATGGCACTAAAGTTCTTCTTAGTGGACAGGGCAGCGACGAATTGTTTGCCGGCTACAATAAGTTCTACTTTTTCTGGCTCGAGACATTGTTGGCTCGCGGACTTTTGCTGCGCTTTGGAGCTGCCGCTGCGAGCTATTTTTTCAGGAATGGTCTGAGTAAGTGGAGTTATGCCGATGGGCGAAAATATCTCCCGCCATTCTTGCGAAGACCAGCTATGAGTTTATGGGATTTCAGCGATTGGGACTTCCGGCGCAGCGCCACAAAGGGAATGGACTTGGGGAAGGGGGAAAGTCTCAATGTGCGTCTGTGGAAGGATCTCAGCGAGTTGAGCTTGCCGTGTTTGCTCCATTGGGAGGATCGCAATTCCATGGCGGCTGGTACGGAAGCGAGGATGCCTTTTTTGGACCACCGGCTCGTGGAATTGGTTCTAGCTACATCGGCTCACACGAAACTCAAATCCGGCTACACGAAATCCTCGCTCCGCCATACCATGAGCGGAAGCTTACCGGTAGATCTGTGCTGGCGAACGAAGAAAAACGGTTTCGATACTCCGGCGAAGCACTGGTTCAAAAATGATCTGGCCCAGCAAACAGAACAGACGCTCTTGGAGAAGCATTCGCCGCTCGCCGAATTCTTCGATATGGCCCGTCTGTATGGACACTTCAAATCTTTCCGAAGTGGGAACGGCAGTTTAGGACTGACTGCCTGCGATTGGTTCAAAATTGTCACGACCGGCATTTGGCTGAAGCAAGTTCAAACACAGACTGCGATTTCAGAGCCTGCTTTAGCAGTGAGATAA